A genomic window from Pyxicephalus adspersus chromosome 2, UCB_Pads_2.0, whole genome shotgun sequence includes:
- the WNT5B gene encoding protein Wnt-5b: MLDMQGRITRWGSAERRCPGGSMRGSLLLLITLLPLVGTNSWWSLALNPVQRPELYIIGAQPLCSQLTGLSPGQRKLCQLYQDHMVYIGEGAKTGIKECQHQFKQRRWNCSTVDNTSVFGRVMQIGSREAAFTYAISAAGVVNAISRACREGELATCGCSRTARPKDLPRDWLWGGCGDNVEYGYRFAKEFVDAREREKNYPKGSEEQARALMNLQNNEAGRRAVYKMADVACKCHGVSGSCSLKTCWLQLADFRKVGEYLKEKYDSAAAMRLNKRSKLEQINQRFNAPTAEDLVYLDPSPDYCLRNETTGSLGTQGRLCNKTSEGMDGCELMCCGRGYDQFKTVQVERCHCKFHWCCFVKCKKCTEIVDQFVCK, encoded by the exons GGACGTATAACTCGCTGGGGATCCGCGGAGCGCCGCTGTCCGGGGGGCAGCATGAGGGGGAGCTTACTGCTGCTCATTACCCTCCTGCCCCTGGTGGGGACCAACTCCTGGTG GTCGTTGGCCTTGAATCCAGTGCAGAGGCCTGAATTGTACATCATTGGCGCACAGCCGCTGTGCAGTCAGCTGACCGGCCTGTCCCCTGGCCAGAGGAAGTTGTGCCAGCTTTATCAGGACCACATGGTGTACATCGGGGAAGGGGCCAAGACCGGAATCAAGGAATGCCAGCACCAATTCAAACAACGGCGCTGGAACTGCAGCACGGTAGACAATACTTCAGTGTTTGGCCGGGTCATGCAAATAG GAAGCAGAGAGGCTGCCTTCACCTATGCCATCAGTGCAGCAGGAGTGGTAAATGCCATCAGCCGCGCCTGCCGAGAGGGGGAGCTGGCCACTTGTGGTTGCAGTCGAACTGCTCGTCCCAAAGATTTGCCCCGAGACTGGCTGTGGGGTGGCTGTGGGGACAATGTGGAGTACGGCTACCGGTTTGCAAAGGAGTTTGTTGATGCTCGAGAGAGGGAGAAGAATTACCCAAAAGGATCTGAAGAGCAAGCTCGGGCCTTAATGAACCTGCAAAACAATGAGGCAGGCCGCAGG GCTGTGTACAAGATGGCTGATGTGGCCTGCAAGTGTCACGGCGTTTCCGGTTCCTGTAGCCTAAAGACCTGTTGGCTTCAGCTTGCTGACTTCCGCAAGGTGGGCGAGTATCTGAAGGAGAAATATGACAGCGCAGCGGCCATGAGACTCAACAAACGCAGCAAACTGGAACAGATCAATCAGCGTTTTAATGCTCCTACTGCAGAAGATCTTGTCTACCTAGACCCCAGCCCAGACTACTGCCTACGCAATGAGACCACGGGCTCCCTTGGCACACAGGGGCGGCTTTGTAATAAGACATCGGAGGGAATGGATGGGTGTGAACTTATGTGCTGTGGGCGAGGTTACGACCAATTCAAGACGGTTCAAGTTGAGCGCTGTCACTGCAAGTTTCACTGGTGCTGCTTTGTCAAATGCAAGAAATGCACGGAAATTGTAGACCAGTTTGTGTGCAAATAA